One Endozoicomonas gorgoniicola DNA window includes the following coding sequences:
- a CDS encoding DeoR/GlpR family transcriptional regulator — protein MDAEKTNRPSTQLPQSRRHEMIINLIKQEGFVTTEGLVQHFSVTPQTIRRDLNELDRLGQISRHHGGAGLTNSSTENTQYSERKKQLSSEKDRIASELVKRIPDGSSLFIDIGTSTESVARALLNHNHLKVVTNNLHVASILLARDDFTVIIAGGEVRNRDGGIMGEATRDFISQFRMDFAITGISGIDLDGTLLDFDYHEVRVAQAMMENAQKTFTIADHSKFGRTAMIRLGHVEDIDTLFTDVQPPAPLMDQLKQGQTEVVVC, from the coding sequence ATGGATGCCGAGAAAACCAACCGACCTTCTACCCAACTGCCACAAAGCCGCCGTCATGAAATGATCATTAACCTGATAAAGCAGGAAGGCTTTGTTACCACGGAAGGATTGGTTCAGCATTTCAGCGTGACGCCACAAACCATACGACGGGATTTGAATGAGCTGGACCGGCTCGGACAAATCAGTCGTCACCATGGCGGCGCCGGACTGACCAACAGCAGCACTGAAAACACTCAGTACAGCGAACGAAAGAAGCAGCTGAGTTCAGAAAAAGACCGCATTGCCAGCGAGCTGGTTAAACGCATTCCTGACGGTTCTTCGCTTTTTATTGATATTGGCACTTCCACTGAATCCGTCGCCCGAGCGCTTCTGAACCACAACCACCTGAAAGTTGTCACCAATAATTTGCACGTCGCCTCTATTCTTCTGGCTCGGGATGATTTCACGGTCATCATTGCCGGTGGCGAAGTCCGTAATCGCGATGGTGGCATTATGGGAGAGGCCACCCGGGATTTTATCAGTCAGTTCCGCATGGACTTTGCCATCACCGGCATCAGCGGCATTGACCTGGACGGTACATTACTGGATTTTGACTACCACGAAGTACGTGTTGCTCAGGCGATGATGGAAAATGCCCAGAAAACCTTTACCATCGCAGACCACAGCAAGTTTGGTCGCACTGCCATGATCCGGCTGGGGCATGTAGAAGACATTGATACACTGTTTACCGATGTGCAGCCACCTGCTCCACTGATGGATCAGCTGAAACAGGGGCAGACAGAAGTGGTTGTGTGTTAA
- a CDS encoding RnfH family protein, with protein sequence MTGENSKPRIRVEVAYAKPYEQKILHIQVEEGTSLLEAVRQSGIQSFFPEIDLDAPKLGLFGKVVPKPTEQAVREGDRIEIYRALVADPKEVRKRRAAEAKQKKEASA encoded by the coding sequence ATGACCGGTGAAAACTCTAAGCCTCGGATCCGGGTAGAAGTGGCGTATGCCAAACCTTACGAACAGAAAATCCTGCACATTCAGGTCGAAGAAGGAACCAGCCTGCTGGAAGCGGTCAGACAATCCGGAATTCAGTCATTTTTTCCGGAGATCGACCTTGATGCCCCGAAACTGGGGCTTTTTGGCAAGGTTGTTCCCAAACCGACCGAACAGGCTGTTCGTGAAGGAGACCGGATAGAAATCTATCGTGCCCTGGTTGCTGACCCGAAAGAGGTGCGAAAGCGTCGTGCGGCTGAAGCAAAACAGAAGAAAGAGGCTTCCGCCTGA
- the fur gene encoding ferric iron uptake transcriptional regulator, translating to MENQELRKAGLKVTLPRVKILQILEGSQGLHMSAEDVYKALLEAEEDVGLATVYRVLTQFEGAGLVVRHNFDSGHSVFELARGEHHDHMVCVESGEIIEFIDEEIERRQKEIADQHGYEIVDHNLVLYVKPKEKS from the coding sequence TTGGAAAATCAAGAATTGCGCAAAGCGGGTCTGAAAGTAACGCTTCCGCGAGTTAAAATCCTGCAGATTCTGGAAGGCTCCCAGGGTCTTCATATGAGTGCCGAAGATGTCTACAAGGCTTTGCTGGAGGCAGAAGAGGATGTAGGCCTTGCTACGGTCTATCGGGTATTAACCCAGTTTGAAGGCGCTGGCCTGGTGGTGCGCCACAACTTCGACAGCGGCCACTCCGTGTTTGAGCTGGCTCGTGGAGAACACCATGACCACATGGTGTGCGTGGAAAGCGGAGAGATCATCGAGTTTATTGATGAAGAAATTGAACGTCGGCAGAAAGAGATTGCCGACCAGCATGGCTATGAAATTGTGGATCACAATCTTGTGCTTTATGTAAAGCCTAAGGAGAAGTCCTGA
- a CDS encoding MIP/aquaporin family protein, protein MRKSLLGECLAEFIGAGLLIFFGVGCVAALVLAGVDFGQWEVSIVWGLGVAIAIYVTGGVSGAHLNPAVTLALTAFKGFEKHKVLPYILAQVLGAFCSAALVYFLYSSLFADYELANGIIRGSEESLATAGIFSTYAHASLSNMQAFAVEFMITAVLMAGILAIGDDNNGAVNGALSALLIGLLIAVIGASFGPLTGFAMNPARDFGPKLFAFLAGWGEVALTGARSNPYFWVPIVAPIAGAMAGAWTYINLLGKQVEPVECATPGCEIKTA, encoded by the coding sequence ATGCGTAAATCACTGTTAGGAGAATGCCTTGCCGAATTTATTGGTGCAGGGCTTCTGATTTTCTTTGGTGTTGGTTGTGTGGCCGCACTGGTTCTGGCTGGCGTTGATTTTGGTCAGTGGGAAGTATCCATTGTCTGGGGTCTGGGGGTTGCCATTGCCATTTATGTGACCGGTGGCGTTTCCGGCGCTCATCTTAACCCTGCTGTTACTCTCGCTTTGACCGCATTCAAAGGCTTTGAGAAGCATAAAGTTCTGCCTTATATTCTGGCCCAGGTACTGGGTGCGTTCTGTTCCGCTGCTCTGGTTTATTTCCTCTATAGCAGCCTGTTTGCAGACTATGAACTGGCTAACGGTATTATTCGTGGCTCTGAAGAAAGTCTGGCAACGGCTGGTATATTCTCTACTTACGCTCACGCTTCCCTGAGCAATATGCAGGCATTTGCAGTTGAGTTCATGATTACTGCCGTATTGATGGCTGGCATTCTGGCTATTGGTGATGATAACAACGGTGCTGTCAACGGCGCCCTGTCTGCCCTGCTGATTGGTCTTTTGATTGCTGTTATTGGCGCTTCTTTCGGCCCTCTGACCGGTTTCGCCATGAACCCTGCCCGTGACTTTGGTCCCAAGCTGTTTGCCTTTTTGGCTGGCTGGGGCGAGGTGGCTCTGACCGGCGCTCGTTCTAACCCTTACTTCTGGGTTCCAATTGTTGCTCCAATCGCTGGCGCAATGGCCGGTGCATGGACCTACATCAACCTGCTGGGTAAACAGGTTGAGCCGGTTGAGTGTGCAACGCCGGGCTGTGAAATCAAGACAGCCTGA
- a CDS encoding outer membrane protein assembly factor BamE, which produces MQKTLALTAALLSAALLAGCASSTDSGSRLISFPGAYKIDIQQGTVITQEMVDQLRPGMTRNQVQFVMGTPLLEDAFNRDRWDYVYSMQPGGKKRTQQTVTIFFKNDQLVSVKGDLRPTPQ; this is translated from the coding sequence ATGCAAAAAACTCTGGCTCTGACCGCAGCACTCCTATCTGCCGCCCTTCTGGCTGGATGCGCCAGCTCCACAGACAGCGGCTCAAGGCTGATTAGTTTTCCAGGCGCCTACAAAATCGACATTCAGCAAGGCACAGTGATCACCCAGGAAATGGTGGATCAGCTGCGTCCCGGCATGACTCGCAATCAGGTGCAGTTCGTTATGGGTACTCCCCTGCTGGAAGATGCCTTCAACCGGGATCGCTGGGATTATGTCTACAGCATGCAGCCCGGAGGCAAAAAGCGTACTCAGCAGACCGTGACTATCTTCTTTAAAAACGATCAGCTGGTGTCTGTTAAGGGCGACCTTCGCCCAACACCTCAATAA
- a CDS encoding type II toxin-antitoxin system RatA family toxin produces MSKVSRSALIMHSAEQMYDLIADVGSYPEFLPWCQRAHIFSSEENVIDASLSLAMGGLSCDFTTRNLMTRNESIEIQLLSGPFSRLQGVWTFKALMDDGCKVSLELMFELSNPVLKATVGAVFEQAMDKMIDAFCLRAHVLYGADKGSE; encoded by the coding sequence ATGTCTAAGGTGTCTCGTTCTGCACTGATTATGCACTCTGCTGAACAGATGTATGATCTGATTGCTGATGTGGGGTCTTATCCCGAATTTTTACCCTGGTGTCAGAGGGCTCACATTTTCTCCTCTGAAGAGAATGTGATCGATGCATCACTCAGTCTTGCCATGGGTGGTTTAAGTTGTGATTTTACTACACGGAACCTGATGACCCGGAATGAGTCCATAGAAATACAGTTGTTGAGTGGCCCTTTCTCTCGCCTTCAGGGCGTCTGGACATTCAAGGCTCTGATGGATGATGGTTGCAAGGTGTCTCTGGAGCTGATGTTTGAACTGTCTAATCCTGTTCTGAAGGCAACCGTCGGTGCTGTGTTTGAGCAGGCTATGGACAAAATGATAGATGCTTTTTGCCTGCGTGCTCATGTGTTGTATGGAGCGGATAAAGGTTCTGAATAA
- the glpC gene encoding anaerobic glycerol-3-phosphate dehydrogenase subunit GlpC: MLNLINTSFDNCIKCTACTTRCPVAEANPDYPGPKQAGPDGERLRIKNPELYDEALKHCTNCKRCEVACPSGVHVGTVIQLAKAKHGGFKKGPREFMLSHTDLMGSLSSPAAPIVNTVTKLKPVKKLLDKTLGIDERRTLPKYTGQTFRSWFNKQSGTQEQFKRKISFFHGCFTNYNDPTVGKHLVSVLNAMNIGVSLMKKEKCCGVPLIANGFFDKARKNAELNMNQFARSLTETECVIATEPSCTMTLRDEYPEVLDVDNSDVKDRIFFAAAFIAREFARGNQPDMKPLKLRVAYHSPCHLIKAGGVIHTMELLSSIPGLEVIMLDQKCCGMSGTYGFKKENYNTSQSIGQGIFDQIEALGVDYVVTDCESCKMQVEMNTGHTVLHPLTLLAQSLT, encoded by the coding sequence ATGTTAAATCTTATTAATACCAGTTTTGACAACTGCATCAAGTGTACTGCGTGTACCACCCGTTGCCCGGTGGCAGAAGCTAATCCCGATTATCCGGGTCCAAAACAGGCGGGGCCGGATGGTGAGCGACTGCGAATCAAAAACCCGGAACTGTACGACGAAGCCCTGAAGCACTGCACTAATTGCAAGCGCTGCGAGGTGGCCTGCCCTTCCGGTGTTCACGTCGGTACCGTTATTCAGCTGGCAAAAGCAAAGCATGGTGGTTTTAAGAAAGGGCCGAGGGAGTTCATGCTGAGTCACACCGACCTGATGGGCAGCCTGTCTTCACCGGCAGCGCCCATCGTCAATACGGTGACAAAACTGAAGCCGGTGAAAAAACTGCTGGATAAAACCCTGGGAATTGACGAACGTCGTACACTGCCAAAGTACACAGGTCAGACTTTCCGCAGCTGGTTTAATAAACAATCTGGCACTCAGGAACAATTCAAACGGAAAATCAGCTTCTTCCATGGCTGCTTTACCAACTACAACGACCCAACCGTGGGTAAGCATCTGGTCAGCGTTCTCAACGCCATGAACATTGGCGTCAGCCTGATGAAAAAAGAGAAATGCTGTGGTGTGCCTTTGATCGCCAACGGCTTCTTTGACAAGGCTCGTAAAAACGCTGAGCTGAATATGAACCAGTTCGCCCGGTCACTCACAGAAACCGAATGTGTGATTGCCACCGAGCCAAGCTGCACCATGACACTGCGGGATGAATATCCGGAAGTGCTGGATGTCGATAACAGCGATGTGAAAGACCGGATTTTCTTTGCCGCAGCCTTTATCGCCCGTGAGTTTGCCCGGGGCAATCAACCGGATATGAAGCCTTTGAAGCTGCGCGTGGCGTATCACAGCCCATGTCACCTGATTAAAGCCGGTGGTGTGATTCATACCATGGAACTGCTGAGCAGCATTCCGGGGCTGGAAGTGATTATGCTGGACCAGAAGTGCTGCGGAATGTCCGGCACCTATGGCTTCAAGAAAGAGAACTACAACACTTCCCAAAGCATTGGTCAGGGTATTTTTGACCAGATTGAAGCACTGGGCGTGGATTATGTCGTTACCGACTGTGAGTCCTGCAAAATGCAGGTTGAAATGAATACAGGTCACACCGTTTTACATCCATTGACGCTTTTGGCTCAATCTTTGACCTGA
- the glpK gene encoding glycerol kinase GlpK produces MTNEKKYVVSLDQGTTSSRAIIFNHDGDIVGSSQREFTQYYPQPGWVEHDPMEIWATQSSVLTEVLAKTGIPSDEVAALGITNQRETTVVWDKNTGRPVYNAIVWQCRRTTDICEQLKKAGLESHIRETTGLVLDAYFSGTKIKWILDNVEGARESAEKGDLLFGTIDTWLTWKLTNGRAHVTDYSNASRTMLFDINKLDWDETMLDALGIPRSMLPEVKSSSEVYGQTNIGGKGGTRIPVAGMAGDQQAALFGQMCHEKGMAKNTYGTGCFLLMNTGEEPVKSENGLLTTIAFGLDGKVQYALEGSVFMGGASVQWLRDELGLVRDASDTEYFASKVKDTNGVYVVPAFVGLGAPYWDPYARGSIFGLTRGSNRNHIVRATLESIAYQSRDLLEAMQQDSGIEMKQLRVDGGAVANNFLMQFQADILKTEVVRPTVTESTAAGSAYLAGLAVGFWESTDELKDKVSVDRTYAPVMEEEQRADLYKGWKKAVERSLKWEEQE; encoded by the coding sequence ATGACCAATGAAAAAAAATACGTTGTTTCTCTGGATCAGGGTACAACCAGCTCCCGCGCCATCATTTTCAACCACGATGGTGATATTGTAGGGTCTTCCCAGCGCGAATTTACTCAGTACTACCCTCAGCCAGGCTGGGTTGAGCACGACCCGATGGAAATCTGGGCGACTCAAAGCTCGGTTCTGACAGAAGTGCTGGCTAAAACGGGTATCCCTTCTGATGAAGTGGCTGCTCTGGGCATCACCAACCAGCGTGAGACAACCGTCGTCTGGGACAAGAACACGGGGCGTCCGGTTTATAACGCGATTGTATGGCAGTGCCGTCGTACGACAGATATCTGTGAACAACTGAAGAAAGCGGGTCTGGAAAGTCATATTCGTGAAACCACTGGCCTGGTACTGGATGCTTACTTCTCCGGCACCAAGATCAAGTGGATTCTGGATAATGTGGAAGGCGCTCGCGAAAGTGCCGAGAAAGGTGATCTGCTGTTCGGTACTATTGACACCTGGCTGACCTGGAAGCTGACCAATGGTCGTGCGCATGTCACCGATTACTCCAATGCTTCCCGTACCATGCTGTTTGATATTAACAAGCTGGACTGGGACGAAACCATGCTGGACGCTCTGGGTATTCCCCGCAGTATGCTGCCGGAAGTGAAGTCCAGCTCTGAAGTGTACGGACAGACCAACATCGGCGGTAAAGGCGGTACCCGTATTCCTGTTGCCGGTATGGCTGGTGATCAGCAGGCAGCCCTGTTCGGTCAGATGTGTCATGAAAAGGGTATGGCCAAGAACACATACGGCACTGGTTGCTTCCTGCTGATGAACACTGGTGAGGAGCCGGTTAAATCTGAAAATGGTCTGCTGACCACCATTGCTTTCGGCCTTGATGGCAAAGTTCAGTACGCCCTGGAAGGTTCTGTATTTATGGGCGGCGCTTCTGTTCAGTGGCTGCGTGACGAGCTGGGTCTGGTACGTGATGCGTCTGATACTGAATACTTTGCCAGCAAGGTAAAAGACACTAACGGCGTTTATGTGGTACCTGCTTTTGTCGGTCTGGGTGCGCCTTACTGGGATCCTTATGCCCGTGGTTCCATTTTCGGCCTGACCCGTGGTTCCAACCGCAACCATATTGTGCGTGCAACGCTTGAATCGATTGCTTATCAGTCCCGTGACCTGCTGGAAGCGATGCAACAGGATTCTGGTATCGAAATGAAGCAGCTGCGTGTTGACGGTGGTGCGGTTGCCAACAACTTCCTGATGCAGTTCCAGGCTGACATTCTGAAGACAGAAGTGGTTCGTCCAACCGTCACTGAATCCACAGCAGCCGGCTCTGCTTATCTGGCTGGTTTGGCAGTTGGCTTCTGGGAAAGTACTGACGAACTGAAAGACAAGGTGTCTGTTGACCGCACTTATGCGCCTGTCATGGAAGAAGAACAGCGTGCAGACCTGTATAAAGGCTGGAAGAAGGCTGTTGAGCGCAGCCTGAAGTGGGAAGAACAGGAGTAA
- the glpB gene encoding glycerol-3-phosphate dehydrogenase subunit GlpB, whose amino-acid sequence MKYNSIIIGGGLAGLTSAIRCAEAGLKTALISAGDSALTFASGSIDVLGIRQNNSLVQYPFEEISHLPSDHPYRKLGAAQVKQSLHFFTEQMAKAGIQMSSHGQQNHSRLTALGAIRPAWLSQPGTKALSIAAPAAGLRRVAIINIAGFRDFQPALVAAGMKKHPEFTGVEFTVADISAETIKIDARNAYELRSLEMARLLKRDLFSQPKGLTIFASAIQKAAGNADLVVLPSVLAVENGNELISQLEAHTGLPVCELATLPPSLPGMRMASALRQRYRELGGLLLEGDEVLSGYFDNNQLRSIKTRLNPSMPLEADHFVLATGSFFSRGLDSNPSSLTDKTFNLDVVETGQREQWSNERFLNGSQHGFSYFGIETSERFNPYQNGNAITNLYCAGGVLGGFNPVAEASAGGVAISTGWFAANQIIAHRSDSSGTAK is encoded by the coding sequence ATGAAATACAACAGCATTATTATTGGCGGCGGCCTCGCCGGGCTGACCAGCGCTATCCGCTGTGCCGAAGCGGGTCTGAAAACAGCCCTCATCAGCGCCGGTGACAGCGCCCTGACCTTCGCTTCCGGTTCAATTGATGTTCTGGGTATTCGTCAAAATAACTCACTGGTGCAATACCCATTTGAAGAGATCAGTCATCTGCCATCAGACCATCCCTACCGGAAGCTGGGTGCTGCTCAGGTTAAACAGAGCCTGCACTTTTTTACTGAGCAAATGGCTAAAGCCGGTATCCAGATGTCCAGCCATGGACAACAAAACCACAGTCGCTTAACCGCTCTGGGTGCCATTCGTCCGGCCTGGCTGAGCCAGCCGGGTACTAAAGCACTGTCTATTGCAGCGCCAGCGGCAGGTCTGCGTCGTGTCGCCATTATTAACATTGCAGGCTTCCGCGATTTTCAGCCAGCACTGGTGGCGGCAGGTATGAAAAAGCATCCTGAATTTACCGGTGTTGAATTTACCGTGGCAGACATTAGTGCCGAAACCATCAAAATTGATGCCAGAAATGCCTACGAACTGCGTTCTCTGGAAATGGCTCGCCTGCTTAAGCGTGATCTGTTCAGCCAGCCAAAAGGCCTGACTATTTTTGCGTCAGCAATCCAGAAAGCAGCGGGCAACGCTGACCTGGTGGTTCTGCCATCGGTACTGGCGGTTGAAAACGGCAACGAACTGATCAGCCAGCTTGAAGCTCATACCGGACTGCCTGTCTGCGAGCTTGCCACCCTGCCCCCTTCCCTGCCGGGCATGCGAATGGCGAGCGCCCTGAGGCAGCGTTATCGTGAACTCGGAGGCTTGCTGCTGGAGGGCGATGAAGTTCTGTCGGGTTATTTTGACAACAATCAGCTGCGTTCAATCAAAACACGACTAAACCCTTCTATGCCGCTGGAGGCTGATCATTTTGTTCTGGCAACCGGCAGCTTTTTCAGCCGTGGTCTCGACAGCAATCCGTCCAGCCTGACCGATAAAACGTTCAACCTGGATGTCGTGGAAACCGGTCAGCGTGAACAATGGTCAAACGAACGGTTCCTCAATGGCAGTCAACATGGGTTCAGTTACTTTGGTATTGAAACCAGCGAACGGTTCAATCCTTATCAGAACGGCAACGCAATCACTAACCTGTACTGCGCCGGTGGTGTACTGGGCGGTTTCAACCCGGTAGCCGAAGCCAGCGCCGGTGGTGTTGCCATCAGTACGGGATGGTTTGCCGCGAACCAGATTATTGCGCATAGAAGCGACTCATCCGGGACAGCGAAGTAA
- a CDS encoding sodium-dependent transporter, with amino-acid sequence MSGKNPTTSKNTWNSRWTFILAAAGSAIGLGNIWKFPYIAGQYGGGAFVLMYMLFIVLIGVPLLMAETVIGRSARLSPLNAMRKLTSDLGISPAWNGIAWLGMLTSFVVLTFYSVIAGWTLSYAFELLTGHFVGMSPAEVGSEFDGLVMSASRQTFWHTVFMGITIFVTARGIHKGLEKGLQVMMPTLFLLLIVMMGYSMFATGEFMRGFHFMFDFNLSNLTGKAVMAAMGQAFFTLSLGMCALMAYGAYMPANNSIPRTALNVAFLDTLMAIISGLIVFPIVYAHGMEPSAGPGLLFVSLTSAFASMSGGSVVGFIFFVLVGIAALSSAISLLEPSLAWVTERFSMSRAAATVLIGGLVWFVGLANVLSFNHWSEVKILGRGFFDLFADATDLILLPLGGALTAIFAGWVMKRSILVNELTMDSGMFNIWLALIRIVVPVSVLLVLISALT; translated from the coding sequence ATGTCAGGAAAAAATCCAACTACATCGAAAAACACATGGAATAGTCGCTGGACCTTTATTCTCGCAGCCGCTGGCTCCGCTATTGGTCTGGGTAATATCTGGAAGTTTCCCTACATCGCCGGTCAGTATGGCGGTGGCGCATTCGTTCTGATGTATATGTTGTTTATTGTCTTGATTGGCGTTCCGCTGCTGATGGCTGAAACCGTCATTGGTCGTAGCGCACGACTGAGCCCGCTGAATGCCATGCGCAAGCTGACCAGTGATCTGGGTATCAGTCCTGCCTGGAACGGTATTGCCTGGCTGGGTATGCTGACCAGCTTTGTTGTCCTGACGTTTTATAGTGTGATCGCAGGCTGGACCCTGTCTTATGCTTTTGAATTGCTGACGGGGCATTTTGTCGGTATGTCGCCCGCTGAAGTCGGTTCTGAGTTTGATGGTCTGGTGATGTCTGCTTCGCGCCAGACTTTCTGGCATACCGTCTTTATGGGAATCACTATTTTTGTTACCGCCCGTGGTATTCACAAAGGTCTGGAGAAAGGCCTGCAGGTGATGATGCCAACCCTGTTCCTGTTGCTGATTGTGATGATGGGCTACAGCATGTTTGCCACTGGCGAGTTCATGCGCGGTTTCCACTTTATGTTTGACTTCAATCTCAGCAACCTGACCGGTAAAGCGGTGATGGCTGCCATGGGGCAGGCGTTCTTTACCCTGAGTCTGGGGATGTGTGCCCTGATGGCTTACGGTGCCTACATGCCAGCGAATAACTCCATTCCCCGTACCGCTCTGAATGTTGCATTCCTGGATACGCTGATGGCGATTATTTCCGGCCTGATCGTATTCCCGATTGTTTACGCTCATGGCATGGAGCCTTCTGCGGGGCCAGGACTGTTGTTTGTATCCCTGACTTCAGCCTTTGCCAGCATGTCCGGTGGTTCTGTGGTGGGCTTTATTTTCTTTGTTCTGGTGGGTATTGCGGCGCTGAGTTCTGCTATTTCCCTGCTTGAGCCAAGTCTGGCCTGGGTGACTGAGCGTTTCTCTATGAGCCGTGCGGCTGCGACTGTCCTGATTGGCGGTCTGGTGTGGTTCGTAGGTCTGGCCAACGTTCTGTCCTTCAACCACTGGTCGGAAGTGAAGATTCTGGGACGCGGATTCTTTGACCTGTTTGCAGATGCGACTGACCTGATTCTGCTGCCTCTGGGCGGTGCGTTGACGGCGATCTTTGCGGGCTGGGTCATGAAACGCTCTATACTGGTGAACGAACTGACTATGGATTCTGGAATGTTCAACATCTGGCTGGCATTGATTCGAATCGTTGTGCCTGTCAGTGTGCTGTTGGTGCTGATCTCTGCACTGACATAA
- the glpA gene encoding anaerobic glycerol-3-phosphate dehydrogenase subunit A, with amino-acid sequence MRQIETDVVIIGGGATGAGVLRDCAQRGMRAILVEKDDIANGTTGRNHGLLHSGARYAVTDQHSAVECIKENQILRKIAGHCIEETDGLFITLPEDELSFQDKFINSCHTAGIRAEALTPKEALRIEPNVNPQLLGAVRVPDGTIDPFRLTASNILDAEEHGGRLMNYTRVTGLIIENGRVCGVHCMNIKTGELIDIRALQVVNAAGIWGQQITEYADLSIRMFPAKGSLLIVDYRINSMVINRCRKPADADILVPGDTISLIGTTSEKIPYSDIENIRVTPNEVETLLAEGEKLCPIMAKTRVLRAYCGVRPLVSLGDDPSGRNISRGIVLVNHGEADALPGLITITGGKLMTYRLMAEMATDAVAKNLGITKRCETAETPLPGAKGKDADVHAPQVSIPVSGSAKYRHGERAAKFLSDDKKQNAIICECEMVTRGEIEYAVNNLNAKDLVDLRRRTRIGMGPCQGEMCSCRAAGIVSEMTHADNSENALDSIGEFLQERWKGVRPILWGDAMREADFSYWVYDNLLGYNQLQSLPTPVSEQNDHVAVEAV; translated from the coding sequence ATGAGACAAATAGAGACCGATGTCGTAATTATTGGCGGTGGCGCAACAGGCGCTGGAGTCTTGCGAGACTGCGCACAGCGTGGTATGCGTGCCATTCTGGTAGAAAAGGACGATATTGCGAATGGTACAACAGGTCGCAACCACGGTTTGCTTCATTCAGGTGCTCGCTATGCCGTAACAGACCAGCACTCAGCGGTTGAATGCATCAAAGAAAACCAGATCCTGAGAAAGATCGCCGGTCACTGCATTGAAGAAACCGACGGTCTGTTTATTACTCTGCCGGAAGACGAACTCTCTTTTCAGGACAAATTCATCAACTCATGTCATACCGCTGGCATCCGTGCAGAAGCCCTGACACCAAAAGAAGCCCTGCGTATAGAACCTAACGTCAACCCACAACTGCTGGGTGCGGTACGGGTTCCGGATGGCACCATTGACCCTTTTCGCCTGACGGCCTCTAACATTCTGGATGCTGAAGAACACGGCGGTCGCCTGATGAATTACACCAGGGTAACGGGTCTTATTATTGAAAATGGTCGTGTATGTGGTGTCCACTGCATGAATATTAAAACCGGCGAACTCATTGATATCCGAGCCCTGCAGGTAGTAAATGCTGCGGGTATCTGGGGACAGCAGATTACCGAATACGCAGACCTGTCCATTCGAATGTTCCCCGCTAAAGGCTCTCTGCTGATTGTTGATTATCGCATTAACAGCATGGTGATTAACCGTTGTCGTAAACCAGCGGATGCCGACATTCTGGTTCCGGGCGACACCATTTCCCTGATTGGTACCACATCAGAAAAAATTCCTTACAGCGATATCGAAAATATCCGCGTCACTCCAAACGAAGTCGAAACCCTTCTGGCAGAAGGTGAGAAGCTTTGCCCGATTATGGCGAAAACCCGTGTATTGCGTGCTTATTGCGGTGTCCGCCCGCTGGTGTCTCTGGGTGACGATCCATCCGGTCGAAACATCAGCCGCGGGATTGTTCTGGTTAATCACGGTGAAGCCGACGCTCTACCCGGTCTGATCACCATCACCGGCGGTAAGTTGATGACCTATCGCCTGATGGCAGAAATGGCCACCGACGCTGTGGCAAAAAATCTTGGTATCACCAAACGCTGCGAAACCGCAGAAACCCCACTGCCCGGAGCCAAAGGAAAAGATGCAGATGTGCATGCACCCCAGGTGTCTATCCCGGTTTCCGGTTCTGCGAAATACCGTCACGGTGAACGAGCCGCTAAATTCCTGTCTGACGATAAAAAGCAGAACGCCATTATCTGCGAGTGTGAAATGGTGACCCGCGGTGAAATTGAATACGCCGTTAACAATCTGAACGCGAAAGATCTGGTAGACCTTCGTCGTCGAACCCGTATTGGTATGGGTCCCTGCCAGGGCGAGATGTGTTCCTGTCGTGCGGCAGGCATCGTCAGCGAAATGACACACGCTGACAACTCAGAAAATGCTCTGGACAGTATTGGAGAGTTTCTGCAGGAACGCTGGAAAGGTGTTCGACCCATTCTCTGGGGTGATGCCATGCGTGAAGCTGACTTCAGCTATTGGGTATACGACAATCTTCTGGGTTATAACCAGCTGCAATCCCTTCCAACCCCTGTCTCAGAACAAAACGACCACGTCGCTGTGGAGGCCGTATGA